Below is a window of Brachyspira hampsonii DNA.
TTAATTTAAATAAATAAGTGAGAAAAAATAACTTTTTCGCGGAAAAGAACTTGCTATCTTTTGGAACAGAGTTATTGTCATCACATAAATAAATAATTAAAAGAGGAATTAAAAATGAACAAACAATTAAAAAAAGAATTAGCAATAATAAAAAATAATAATGAAGAGGCTACAAAAGCAATAAGAGGATTATTAAATAATAATAACTTAGATGTAGATTTAAATAGATATAATGCAGAAGTTAATTTTAAGGATGAGGAAATACTAAGAACTGATAAAGACAGAGATGGCAAAATAACATCTTCTTTTAGAGTATACAGCATGAGAGTAGATACTAATACAAGCGATGATATTATAAATAATTATGCTGATTTTTTAGAATTATCAGCAAGACTTATGAGAAAAGAAATAAGAGAAAAAATAAACGAAGTGTTAGGTTATTATATAATAAAAACAGAAACAGAAATAGACAATTTGAAAATATCATAAATCTTTTTTTAATTATTTATTAATGCATACTTTATATATAATATATAAAGTATGCAGATTATAAATGATTATAAGCTAAATACACCTTCAGTTTCATAAATACTTTTAGTATCTTCAAAATGATTTTTAATCACTCTATGAAGAGCCATAATGGAGGCTACAACACCATCTATTCTTTTATATGACCTTTTCCTGTCAGGCTTAGTAGGAAGATAATTATCTCTTCCATCTGTTCTTACTTCACAGCAGCTTATCATCCAATTAAGAGCAGGGTTATTACCATGTAAAAGTTTTCGTTCATCTATAGTTTTTTCAAATAAAGAAGTACCTTCAGATAAACCGCCGACTGCAAAAGATTGTCTTATCTCAGTCATCTTAAAACCTTCTTTTTTTAGATGTGTAACTATTTCAATAGCTTTCCAAGGGTCATAAGCTATTTCTATAATTTCAAAATCTCTGGCATCATTTAGTATTGAGGATTCTATAACATCAAAATCTATTATATCACCGCTTGTTAAAGTAATTAAACCTTGCGAAGCCCATAATTCATAAGGCACTCTGTCTTCTTTAGAACGCTGCCTTATATTCTCTTTAGGCATAAAGAATCTAGGCAGAAGTATATACGGACCATTATCAATAGAATCAAAACATAAAACATAAGCTGCTATATCTCTTGTAGTTGCTAAATCCAAACCGATGCAGGCTTTTCTGCCTTTTAATTCATTTATATTTATATTTTGATGTGAATAAGATTTAAGCCATCTGTCAGAAGATATCCATACTTGACTAGCCTGTGTCCAAACATTCAAGTTTTTTGTAAGTATATCAGTTCTTTGAATAGGTTTATCTAGTCCTTCTAAAAGCCTAGATTTGAGATAACTGTCTTTTACAGAAACATTTATATTAGGATTAGCTTGAAAAATAATTTTATTTATTAATTCTTCCTGCTTAGAAACATCTTCTTTTTTTTTTAATTTTTCTTTATATTCAGATATAAATACCCAAATATCATTGATGTTGTCAGGCTCGTATATTATTGTAAAATATTCATCATTAGTATTTGAACCATCTAATATTTTTTTGGCATATTCATATTCAGAAAAACATACCGAAGATTTATCAAAACCAGCAGTAGTAATTATAAATACAAGCGGCTGCCTTCTAGCTCCCATACCAGATTCAAGAACATTTAATAGTTCATTATCAGGATGTGCATGGTACTCATCTACTATAACCAAATGCGGATTTAATCCGTCTTCAGTGTTACTGTCCTGTCCTAATGGTTTTGATTTTGATGCAGTATCTTTTTTCTTTGTAATTGTAGAAGTTTGTTTATATGTAATCGCTTCTTTATTAAGAGCTTTTGCTTTTCTTATTTGCCTTTCGCTTTCACTCCATGCAATTTTGGCTTGATCTTTTTTAGTAGCTATATAATATATTTCGACTCCAGCCTCTGCAGGACTATCGCAGAAAAAACAATAATTACCAATTCCAGATGCAAAAGTAGTTTTTCCAT
It encodes the following:
- a CDS encoding terminase large subunit is translated as MYTYEEYINKVINKELPVCQAAFLSVKRHLDDIEKSKNNDYPFYFDDNEAKRPIMFIQSLVHTKGEWANHNIILEPWEQFIIASIFGWRRKENKLRRYKKAYVQVSRKNGKTTFASGIGNYCFFCDSPAEAGVEIYYIATKKDQAKIAWSESERQIRKAKALNKEAITYKQTSTITKKKDTASKSKPLGQDSNTEDGLNPHLVIVDEYHAHPDNELLNVLESGMGARRQPLVFIITTAGFDKSSVCFSEYEYAKKILDGSNTNDEYFTIIYEPDNINDIWVFISEYKEKLKKKEDVSKQEELINKIIFQANPNINVSVKDSYLKSRLLEGLDKPIQRTDILTKNLNVWTQASQVWISSDRWLKSYSHQNININELKGRKACIGLDLATTRDIAAYVLCFDSIDNGPYILLPRFFMPKENIRQRSKEDRVPYELWASQGLITLTSGDIIDFDVIESSILNDARDFEIIEIAYDPWKAIEIVTHLKKEGFKMTEIRQSFAVGGLSEGTSLFEKTIDERKLLHGNNPALNWMISCCEVRTDGRDNYLPTKPDRKRSYKRIDGVVASIMALHRVIKNHFEDTKSIYETEGVFSL